A genomic stretch from Bacteroidales bacterium includes:
- the pepE gene encoding dipeptidase PepE yields MKRLLLFSNSTNAGEEYLTYPLPHIKDFLKNSKTHSIAFIPFAAVTFSFDEYEHKVNQRFGEIGLKVRSVHRETKPVEFIKNADVIVVGGGNTFHLLKHIYEYNLIDIVRQKVNNGTPYIGWSAGSNMACPTICTTNDMPIVQPPSFEAFNLIPFQINPHYLDANPDGHAGETREQRILEFLAANPTKHVLGLREGCWLLVDNNTITLHGSKTARIFKFNTPPYEVTQGSIINL; encoded by the coding sequence ATGAAGCGATTACTATTATTTAGCAATTCGACCAATGCAGGCGAAGAATATTTAACTTACCCTTTACCACATATAAAAGATTTTTTAAAAAACAGTAAAACCCATTCTATAGCTTTTATTCCTTTTGCCGCTGTAACTTTTTCGTTTGACGAATACGAACATAAAGTTAATCAACGCTTTGGCGAAATAGGGTTAAAAGTTCGTAGTGTACATCGCGAAACAAAACCGGTTGAATTTATTAAAAACGCCGACGTTATAGTTGTGGGTGGAGGAAACACTTTTCATTTATTAAAACATATTTATGAATACAATCTAATAGACATTGTTCGCCAAAAAGTAAACAACGGAACTCCCTATATTGGATGGAGTGCCGGAAGCAACATGGCATGCCCAACCATATGCACTACCAACGATATGCCCATTGTTCAGCCACCCTCGTTCGAAGCGTTTAACCTCATCCCCTTTCAAATCAACCCGCATTATTTAGACGCCAATCCCGATGGTCATGCCGGCGAAACAAGAGAACAACGAATTTTAGAATTTCTGGCAGCCAACCCCACTAAACATGTACTGGGATTAAGAGAAGGATGCTGGTTATTGGTCGATAATAATACAATTACACTCCATGGATCAAAAACAGCTCGCATTTTTAAGTTTAATACCCCACCCTACGAAGTAACACAAGGCAGTATTATTAACCTATAA